A genomic segment from Helicobacter sp. NHP19-012 encodes:
- the speA gene encoding arginine decarboxylase: MQNYGLNYWGKEDFIIEEGLVKVNTGNKPSLLDLVLDMREQGFKGPLLLRFPHLISKQVHKLFSMFSHAISQYHYSGAFKAVFPLKVNHMPNFVHALVEISAKFKGAYGLEAGSKAELILAMAYIHDNAPVTVNGFKDKEMIELGFIAASMGADITLTIEGLSELKSIIEVALENNTIGENVKFCPKIGIRVRLHSSGVGVWAKSTGIHAKFGLASTELLEAMHLLETHGLLGQLTMIHFHIGSQISDITPLKKALKEAGNIYAELRKMGAFNLNSINIGGGLAIEYSQHKHQCERNYTLEEFAGDVVFLLKEIVKNKKELEPNIFIESGRFISATHAVLVAPVLELFSQDYDESTLRLKKSNPPLVAEMEDLYHNINSKNAIEYLHDSLDHMESLFTLFDLGYIDLQDRSNAEVLGHLIIKKAIGFLRHKDHNDIIRIQEQVQERYLLNCSFFQSLPDYWGLRQGFPVMPLHKLEEEPTRSASLWDITCDSDGEISFDKDKPLFLHDVDVRQEDYFLGFFLVGAYQEVLGMHHNLFTHPTECSVQITDEGYELTDITQAQTILDALEDLDYDTKEIERILKQKIEDSELLEDSEDKKEMLGRLYVMLSENGYLRTLAMQE, from the coding sequence ATGCAAAATTATGGTTTGAATTATTGGGGCAAGGAGGATTTTATCATTGAGGAGGGGCTTGTAAAAGTCAATACGGGCAACAAGCCCAGCCTACTAGATTTGGTCTTGGATATGCGCGAGCAGGGCTTTAAGGGTCCCTTGCTTTTACGCTTCCCCCATTTGATTTCTAAACAAGTGCACAAGCTCTTTTCTATGTTCTCCCATGCCATTTCCCAATACCATTACAGCGGGGCGTTTAAGGCGGTCTTTCCCCTAAAGGTCAACCACATGCCAAACTTTGTGCATGCTTTGGTGGAAATTTCTGCAAAATTTAAGGGGGCGTATGGGCTAGAGGCGGGATCTAAGGCGGAGCTGATTTTAGCCATGGCGTATATCCACGACAACGCCCCCGTTACAGTCAATGGTTTTAAAGACAAGGAGATGATCGAGCTAGGCTTCATCGCCGCGAGCATGGGGGCAGACATCACACTCACCATTGAGGGACTCAGTGAATTAAAGAGCATTATTGAAGTGGCGCTCGAAAATAACACGATTGGCGAAAATGTTAAGTTTTGTCCTAAAATTGGCATCCGTGTGCGCTTACACAGCTCGGGGGTGGGGGTGTGGGCTAAAAGCACGGGCATCCACGCCAAATTTGGGCTTGCCAGCACTGAATTACTAGAAGCCATGCACCTACTAGAAACGCATGGCTTGCTAGGGCAACTTACCATGATCCATTTTCACATCGGCAGCCAAATTAGCGACATCACCCCCCTAAAAAAGGCGCTCAAAGAGGCGGGCAACATTTACGCCGAGTTGCGTAAAATGGGGGCGTTTAACTTGAATAGCATCAACATCGGCGGGGGGCTAGCCATTGAATATTCCCAGCACAAGCACCAGTGTGAGCGCAACTACACCCTAGAGGAATTTGCCGGCGATGTGGTGTTTTTGCTTAAAGAGATTGTAAAAAATAAGAAAGAGCTAGAGCCAAATATTTTTATCGAATCGGGGCGTTTCATCAGTGCTACACACGCCGTGCTTGTCGCCCCCGTGTTGGAGTTGTTCTCCCAAGATTACGATGAAAGCACCTTGCGCCTTAAAAAGTCTAACCCCCCCCTAGTGGCAGAGATGGAGGACTTATACCACAACATCAATAGCAAAAACGCCATTGAGTATTTGCACGACAGCCTAGATCACATGGAGTCGTTGTTTACGCTCTTTGATTTGGGCTACATCGACCTACAAGATCGCAGCAATGCTGAGGTGTTGGGGCATTTGATCATTAAAAAGGCGATCGGGTTTTTGCGCCACAAAGATCACAACGACATCATCCGTATCCAAGAGCAGGTGCAAGAGCGTTATTTGTTAAATTGCTCATTTTTCCAAAGCTTGCCCGATTATTGGGGCTTAAGGCAGGGCTTTCCTGTAATGCCCTTACACAAGTTAGAGGAGGAGCCTACAAGGAGTGCGAGTTTATGGGACATCACATGCGATAGCGATGGGGAGATCAGCTTTGATAAAGACAAACCCCTTTTCTTGCACGATGTGGATGTGCGCCAAGAAGATTATTTTTTGGGTTTCTTTTTAGTGGGGGCGTATCAAGAGGTTTTAGGCATGCACCATAATTTATTCACGCACCCCACAGAGTGCAGCGTGCAGATCACAGACGAGGGCTATGAACTCACCGATATCACCCAAGCCCAAACGATTTTAGACGCTTTGGAGGATTTGGACTACGACACCAAAGAGATCGAGCGGATTTTGAAACAAAAGATCGAGGATAGCGAGCTGTTGGAGGATAGCGAGGATAAAAAGGAAATGCTCGGGCGGTTGTATGTGATGCTGAGTGAAAATGGCTACTTACGCACCCTTGCTATGCAAGAGTAG
- a CDS encoding Na+/H+ antiporter family protein yields the protein MLLTNPAVIAVLVMVALSLARLNILLAIISATLVGGLMGGLGLVDTTRIMINGMQGNLETALSYILLGALAVTISSGNLMKVVLFKLVGWLDQKRTIFCFLIAFIACFSQNLIPVHIAFIPILIPPLLHLMNRLQVDRRAVACALTFGLQAPYMTIPAGFGLIFLNLIVDNLHQNGIQTNLSEVVAVMSISGLAMLCGLVVAILVLYRKPRIYEDRLESSTHEELKLQKKDYLALVGIVLAFVVQILTGSLPLGAFIGLMVMLVGGVIKWRQMDMVIDEGVKMMAFVAFVMLVASGFGEVLQKTHAITDLVHIASGAISGKFAGALIMLVIGLFITLGIGTSFGTLPIIATFYCPLCVALGFDTKATILLIGIAAGLGDAGSPASDSTIGPTTGLNADQQHNHIYDTCIPTFLVYNIPLMVFGIVGALLL from the coding sequence TTGCTGCTCACAAATCCCGCAGTTATCGCCGTGCTTGTCATGGTGGCTCTTAGTTTAGCCCGCTTGAATATTTTGCTTGCGATCATCAGCGCCACACTTGTGGGTGGGCTTATGGGGGGGCTTGGGCTTGTAGACACCACAAGAATTATGATTAATGGCATGCAAGGCAATTTAGAAACCGCTTTAAGTTATATTCTGCTCGGGGCTTTGGCTGTAACGATTTCCAGCGGTAATTTAATGAAGGTGGTTTTGTTTAAGCTTGTGGGTTGGTTGGATCAAAAACGCACGATTTTTTGCTTTTTAATCGCCTTCATTGCGTGCTTTTCGCAAAATTTGATCCCCGTGCACATCGCCTTCATCCCCATTTTAATCCCCCCGCTCTTGCATTTAATGAACCGCCTACAAGTCGATCGGCGCGCGGTGGCGTGTGCGCTCACCTTTGGCTTGCAAGCCCCTTACATGACCATCCCAGCGGGCTTTGGGCTGATTTTTCTAAATTTGATCGTGGATAATCTACACCAAAACGGCATACAAACCAACCTTAGCGAAGTGGTGGCCGTCATGTCTATTTCTGGTTTAGCCATGCTCTGCGGGCTTGTGGTAGCGATCTTGGTGCTGTATAGAAAGCCCCGTATTTATGAGGACCGCTTAGAAAGCAGCACCCATGAAGAGCTGAAACTGCAAAAAAAGGACTATCTTGCTTTAGTGGGCATTGTGCTCGCCTTTGTGGTGCAGATCCTCACGGGGTCTTTGCCCCTTGGGGCGTTTATTGGGCTTATGGTGATGCTCGTGGGGGGGGTGATTAAGTGGAGACAGATGGACATGGTGATTGATGAGGGCGTGAAAATGATGGCGTTTGTCGCCTTTGTCATGCTCGTGGCTTCGGGCTTTGGCGAAGTTTTGCAAAAGACCCATGCGATCACGGATTTAGTCCATATCGCCAGTGGGGCGATCTCAGGTAAGTTTGCGGGGGCTCTTATCATGCTAGTGATTGGACTATTCATCACGCTAGGCATAGGCACTTCCTTTGGCACTCTGCCCATCATCGCCACCTTTTACTGCCCCCTATGTGTGGCTTTGGGCTTTGACACAAAAGCAACAATCCTGCTTATAGGCATCGCAGCGGGCTTAGGCGATGCAGGCTCACCGGCTTCAGATAGCACCATAGGACCGACCACGGGGCTAAACGCCGACCAGCAGCACAACCACATCTACGACACTTGTATCCCCACTTTCTTGGTTTACAATATCCCCCTCATGGTCTTTGGCATAGTGGGAGCGTTGCTATTATAA
- a CDS encoding MATE family efflux transporter, with protein MNNFLEIFVLAVSVVFMGRLSDNHIVAMGVGLQYIMLFYALNSIFYIGTNATLSRLVGAKDIELVAIGYSSILIGACVLCAAAGVAGFLGINTFVKWMGIAGTARSLAKEYLQILIWAMPALLVKNTMASALASLSDTLTPFVLKIVMSALCLFLNYALIFGHFGFARLGIKGAAVASVAVAVIELLLLFLAISLKKHNPLKFRLVFDNTLFKKAWQVGWPSGFERLLTLFSMALVSKFVASYGNEVLAGMQVGLRVETFSYMPGLGFTIACMVLVGQHLGANQVNRAQEYIRTTLKVAGVGLGFLGVGMIVFAKELATIFSTNKEVVQVAAWYLMAVGVSQMPLICLFVLDGAFRGAGMAKVSLFINTCSLWSLRILPMFIFWRLGLSVRWFFVLICLETFARAGFFYIAYKKGIWKKPGRFAT; from the coding sequence GTGAATAACTTTTTAGAAATTTTTGTGCTCGCCGTGTCTGTGGTTTTCATGGGACGGCTTTCGGACAACCATATTGTAGCCATGGGCGTGGGCTTGCAATACATCATGCTTTTCTACGCCCTAAACTCCATTTTTTACATAGGCACAAACGCGACTTTAAGCCGCCTCGTGGGGGCAAAGGATATCGAATTGGTCGCCATAGGCTACTCAAGCATTTTAATCGGGGCGTGTGTGCTGTGTGCGGCGGCTGGGGTGGCCGGCTTTCTTGGCATTAATACGTTTGTCAAGTGGATGGGAATTGCTGGCACAGCAAGAAGCCTAGCCAAAGAGTATTTACAGATTTTAATTTGGGCGATGCCCGCCCTCTTGGTGAAAAACACGATGGCAAGCGCACTCGCAAGCTTGTCTGACACCCTGACCCCCTTTGTGCTTAAAATTGTGATGAGTGCGCTGTGCTTGTTCTTAAATTATGCCTTGATTTTTGGGCATTTTGGCTTTGCGCGCCTTGGCATTAAGGGGGCAGCGGTGGCGAGCGTGGCGGTGGCGGTTATAGAGCTCTTGCTGCTCTTTTTAGCCATTAGTCTTAAAAAGCACAACCCCTTAAAGTTCCGCTTGGTCTTTGACAACACCCTCTTTAAGAAAGCTTGGCAAGTGGGCTGGCCCTCGGGTTTTGAAAGGCTCTTGACCCTCTTTTCTATGGCGTTGGTGTCTAAGTTCGTGGCAAGTTATGGCAATGAAGTGCTGGCGGGCATGCAAGTGGGCTTAAGGGTGGAAACCTTTAGCTACATGCCAGGTCTTGGCTTCACCATTGCGTGTATGGTGTTGGTGGGGCAGCATTTGGGGGCAAATCAAGTCAACAGAGCGCAAGAGTATATCCGCACGACTTTAAAAGTGGCGGGGGTGGGGCTGGGCTTCTTGGGCGTGGGGATGATTGTTTTTGCCAAAGAGCTAGCCACAATCTTTAGCACCAATAAGGAGGTTGTGCAGGTGGCGGCGTGGTATTTAATGGCGGTGGGGGTGTCGCAAATGCCTTTAATTTGCTTGTTTGTGCTCGATGGGGCGTTTCGGGGGGCGGGGATGGCGAAGGTATCGCTGTTCATCAACACCTGTAGCTTGTGGAGTTTGCGGATTTTGCCCATGTTTATCTTTTGGCGTTTGGGGCTTTCAGTGCGTTGGTTCTTTGTGCTGATTTGTTTGGAAACCTTTGCACGGGCGGGCTTTTTTTACATTGCCTACAAAAAGGGTATATGGAAAAAGCCCGGGCGTTTTGCTACCTAG
- a CDS encoding GDP-mannose 4,6-dehydratase produces MSKKHCEAYNMFALNGILFNHESPMRGETFVTRKITMALSRIVLGLQECLYLGIWILRGLRARQGL; encoded by the coding sequence ATCAGCAAGAAGCACTGCGAAGCCTACAACATGTTTGCGCTCAATGGGATTTTATTCAACCACGAAAGCCCCATGCGGGGCGAAACCTTTGTAACGCGTAAAATCACCATGGCACTTAGCCGTATTGTTTTGGGACTACAAGAGTGCTTGTATTTAGGTATTTGGATACTAAGAGGGTTACGGGCACGCCAGGGACTATGA
- a CDS encoding mannose-1-phosphate guanylyltransferase/mannose-6-phosphate isomerase, which yields MVHVVLSGGSGKRLWPLSREHFPKQFLKLYGEQSLFGLALERLKSPNAKFLVVCNEVHYFHALEEITKAHLEKHTQFLLESAGKNTMNALMLAALACDSNEILVISPTDHIMDKEAFNTALQTALDCAKNNHMVLFGIAKKPSNQYGFMRCEKAQNGVCAVLDFIEKPTPEEIAKLQQEDGDFYINSGMFVFKAGVFLEACKQHAPQMLEACKKVYLSAKKLPTILKCEDMADLEEGSVDVLLWQKCKGLKLVPLDAHWQDVGHFASLQASLPADDVGNVAHQGTLLNLHAKHNYTYSTPDKLVCLLGLENCVVVDSKDALLVATKTHLDHLKELVLCVGEKYPNLLKTYPLEYRPWGSFEVLLERPFFKVKLLEITPHKRLSLQKHQHRSEHWVVVEGVASVVVGEKSLSVPTNESVFIKQGQIHRLGNDTDQPLKILEVQCGAILDENDIERLHDDYQRP from the coding sequence GTGGTGCATGTGGTTTTGAGTGGGGGCAGTGGCAAGAGATTATGGCCTTTAAGTCGAGAGCACTTCCCTAAACAATTTTTAAAACTCTATGGGGAGCAAAGTTTATTTGGGTTGGCTTTGGAGCGTTTGAAATCCCCCAACGCAAAATTTTTAGTGGTGTGTAACGAGGTGCATTACTTCCACGCCCTAGAAGAGATCACAAAAGCCCATTTAGAAAAGCACACGCAATTTTTGCTAGAGAGTGCGGGTAAGAATACGATGAACGCCTTAATGCTTGCCGCCCTAGCTTGCGACTCTAATGAGATTTTAGTCATCAGCCCCACAGACCACATAATGGATAAAGAGGCATTCAACACTGCCTTACAAACCGCCCTAGATTGCGCCAAAAATAACCATATGGTGCTCTTTGGCATTGCTAAGAAGCCGAGCAACCAATACGGCTTTATGCGCTGTGAAAAGGCACAAAATGGGGTGTGTGCGGTGTTAGACTTCATAGAAAAGCCAACCCCCGAAGAGATTGCCAAATTGCAGCAAGAGGACGGAGATTTTTATATCAATAGTGGCATGTTTGTCTTTAAGGCAGGGGTGTTCTTAGAGGCGTGCAAACAACACGCCCCCCAAATGTTGGAGGCGTGCAAAAAGGTTTACCTCAGCGCCAAGAAACTGCCCACCATTTTAAAATGCGAGGATATGGCAGATCTAGAAGAGGGCAGCGTGGATGTGTTGTTGTGGCAAAAGTGCAAGGGGTTAAAGCTCGTGCCCTTAGATGCCCATTGGCAGGATGTGGGGCATTTTGCGAGCTTGCAGGCGAGTTTGCCCGCCGATGATGTGGGCAATGTGGCGCACCAAGGCACGCTTTTAAACCTACACGCCAAGCACAACTACACCTACAGCACGCCCGATAAATTGGTGTGTTTGCTAGGGCTTGAAAATTGCGTGGTGGTGGATAGCAAGGACGCTTTGCTAGTCGCCACAAAGACGCATTTAGATCATTTAAAAGAGCTTGTGCTGTGCGTGGGGGAGAAATACCCCAATCTGCTTAAAACCTACCCCCTAGAATACCGCCCTTGGGGTAGTTTTGAAGTGCTGCTAGAGCGTCCTTTTTTTAAGGTAAAACTCTTAGAGATCACCCCACATAAACGCCTGAGCCTTCAAAAGCACCAACACAGAAGCGAGCATTGGGTCGTGGTGGAGGGGGTGGCGAGCGTGGTGGTGGGCGAAAAGTCTTTAAGTGTGCCCACCAATGAGAGCGTGTTTATCAAACAGGGGCAAATCCACCGCCTTGGCAACGACACAGACCAGCCCCTAAAAATCTTAGAAGTGCAATGCGGAGCAATCCTAGATGAAAACGACATTGAACGCTTGCACGATGACTACCAAAGACCTTAG
- a CDS encoding type II toxin-antitoxin system death-on-curing family toxin, which translates to MFFFCFFETVIEIHDEILGLTEGLKDYNLTSMGYLESVLNYIRNDRHCPTFESKLAYLVFSCVKFHPFFDENKRTAVYLAIHFLKLNDKPINNDCEKFFEPLVLDIATDKIGKE; encoded by the coding sequence TTGTTTTTTTTTTGTTTTTTTGAAACGGTGATTGAAATCCATGATGAGATATTAGGGCTCACCGAGGGGCTTAAAGATTATAATCTAACTAGCATGGGGTATTTAGAGAGTGTCCTAAACTATATCCGCAACGATAGGCATTGCCCCACTTTTGAGTCTAAACTCGCATATCTTGTCTTTTCATGTGTGAAATTCCATCCATTTTTTGATGAAAACAAGCGCACAGCCGTGTATTTAGCCATACACTTTCTCAAGCTCAATGATAAACCTATAAACAATGATTGTGAAAAATTTTTTGAACCCTTAGTGTTAGACATTGCTACGGATAAGATTGGTAAGGAATAA
- a CDS encoding alginate lyase family protein: MKKMILLGLYFLSTLQATQYFFRDFHSAHLERSTHLHRKLRKEIQTCTQLNTLPHYTPTGERKADPCSAEFKRSATLSYDLALGFLVSEKKEYGERAKEILEKWAQSLEVVGSKEAENLINFYMPYMNMAYLFIRSKFPSPAFERFSRNMLVYARYSKDNNIGAWSILFGVSSALVIGDHALLLRMAHKWQKWILNAIDENGVMAKEIVRSNTANYNGGPTKGIKGIAYTHFALTPISVAGQLLAENGFDLWHSRAAQKLFKAYNKTAEWVLDPTTFPYYQPNLIGVTHDAYFLLLNQYFKSAAGQQAIKQDGFKGDRFRLQFNDDLKIR, encoded by the coding sequence ATGAAAAAAATGATACTTTTAGGATTGTATTTTTTAAGCACTCTGCAAGCCACGCAATATTTCTTTAGAGATTTTCACTCTGCTCATTTGGAGCGCTCTACCCATCTGCACAGAAAGCTTAGAAAAGAAATCCAAACATGTACGCAACTTAACACACTGCCACATTATACCCCCACGGGTGAGAGAAAAGCCGATCCATGCAGCGCAGAATTCAAAAGATCGGCCACTCTGTCCTACGATTTAGCCTTAGGCTTCCTTGTCAGTGAAAAGAAAGAATACGGAGAAAGAGCTAAAGAGATCTTGGAGAAGTGGGCACAAAGTCTTGAAGTGGTTGGCTCAAAAGAAGCCGAAAACTTGATCAATTTCTACATGCCCTACATGAACATGGCTTATCTTTTCATCCGCTCAAAGTTTCCTAGCCCTGCATTTGAGCGATTTTCTCGTAATATGCTAGTGTATGCGCGTTATAGCAAAGACAATAACATCGGGGCTTGGAGTATACTTTTTGGTGTGAGTAGCGCACTTGTAATCGGTGATCATGCTCTGCTTCTAAGGATGGCGCATAAGTGGCAAAAGTGGATTTTAAATGCCATTGATGAAAATGGTGTGATGGCAAAAGAAATCGTGCGCAGCAACACCGCTAATTACAATGGAGGCCCCACTAAGGGCATTAAGGGAATTGCCTATACGCACTTTGCCCTTACACCTATCAGTGTAGCCGGACAATTACTTGCAGAAAATGGCTTTGATCTATGGCATAGCCGTGCAGCCCAAAAACTTTTTAAAGCCTACAACAAAACTGCAGAGTGGGTGCTTGACCCTACAACCTTTCCTTACTACCAACCAAACTTAATTGGCGTAACCCATGACGCTTATTTTCTTCTGTTAAACCAATACTTTAAGAGTGCAGCTGGGCAGCAAGCCATTAAACAAGACGGCTTTAAGGGCGATCGTTTTAGGTTGCAGTTCAATGATGATTTAAAAATTAGGTAG
- a CDS encoding outer membrane beta-barrel protein: protein MSKLLYALVLVGLGECLADSKSGFFIEAGFMTGMLKSSEVLAKKQRATSFVSTAQLKAHALTMFNSADKVIKNPKRDFSTLSPIKISLKDKTLTLQNFLPYTLHNVDLYANINGKEVKVGTLESLPGHIETTLSVNLLPEIAKVENNLGSEFLIRSSAQSDVITHRVLEAIEQIKVNLMGTFVDWSNGDKTNNWQPPTPKQASEYVDLLLNLTSVLSSKEFEEAILNAPFDFSDRTPPGQNGRLDPSKLGAVASKIDPQVVVDVFRQAAHLDLGVINEKKYNLYGLGGVGSFGLQPWMIDPSRARMWKTYDTLTKEREHEPLEAIIHEFAHTKNYTHNGNMTYANAPNSQYTIDNQKVDAGFVRLTEKVWAQLGHANKLPINYTEIPISHTINSVPYASFMQGFSNTLNNQSTDAIVGFNVKSGYQQFFNPYFGLAYYALFKYGWTKTKGYAKTVTQMGAGVGADMLVNFFARDKTSMGFFVGARGLWNRYNLLRTFRDTGNVNAVSGFNYYYGRSKYSFGVSVPLIQRSLRVRVNTQDYAGEVLIQEGSTHFNVFFNYGFSL, encoded by the coding sequence ATGAGTAAGTTACTTTATGCCCTCGTGTTGGTGGGGCTTGGTGAATGCTTGGCGGATTCCAAGAGTGGTTTCTTCATAGAGGCGGGGTTTATGACAGGCATGCTAAAAAGTAGCGAGGTGTTGGCTAAGAAACAAAGGGCGACGTCTTTTGTTAGCACCGCCCAACTTAAAGCACACGCTTTAACCATGTTCAACTCTGCAGATAAGGTGATTAAAAATCCCAAGAGGGATTTTAGCACCCTATCCCCCATTAAAATCTCTCTTAAAGACAAAACTCTCACTCTGCAAAACTTTCTACCCTACACTCTCCACAATGTAGATCTCTACGCTAACATCAATGGCAAAGAAGTTAAGGTTGGGACGCTAGAATCCTTGCCCGGGCACATAGAAACAACCCTCTCTGTTAATCTCTTGCCAGAAATTGCCAAAGTGGAGAACAATTTAGGTTCTGAATTTTTGATTAGGAGTTCTGCACAATCCGATGTCATCACGCATAGGGTATTGGAGGCGATTGAGCAGATTAAAGTTAATCTAATGGGAACTTTTGTGGATTGGTCCAATGGGGATAAAACGAATAATTGGCAGCCCCCCACTCCCAAACAAGCGAGCGAATATGTGGATTTGCTTTTAAACCTCACTTCCGTTCTCAGCTCAAAAGAATTTGAAGAGGCAATTTTAAATGCCCCTTTTGACTTCTCAGATAGGACACCTCCCGGGCAAAATGGTAGGCTTGATCCTAGCAAACTAGGTGCTGTGGCTTCTAAGATCGATCCGCAAGTAGTGGTGGATGTTTTCCGCCAAGCAGCACATCTCGATCTTGGTGTGATCAATGAGAAAAAATATAATCTCTATGGTTTGGGAGGGGTGGGGTCATTTGGTTTGCAACCTTGGATGATAGACCCTTCAAGGGCTAGGATGTGGAAAACTTACGACACTTTGACAAAAGAGCGTGAGCACGAGCCTTTAGAGGCCATTATACACGAGTTTGCACACACCAAGAATTACACCCACAACGGCAACATGACCTATGCCAATGCCCCCAATAGCCAATACACCATCGACAACCAAAAGGTGGATGCCGGTTTTGTTAGATTGACTGAAAAGGTTTGGGCGCAATTAGGGCATGCCAATAAGTTGCCGATTAATTACACCGAGATCCCCATTTCGCACACAATCAACTCTGTTCCCTACGCAAGCTTTATGCAAGGTTTCTCTAACACCTTGAATAACCAAAGCACGGATGCCATTGTGGGCTTTAATGTCAAAAGTGGTTATCAGCAATTTTTTAACCCCTACTTTGGTTTAGCCTACTACGCACTCTTTAAATATGGCTGGACAAAAACAAAAGGCTATGCCAAGACCGTCACGCAAATGGGTGCTGGGGTTGGGGCGGATATGTTGGTGAACTTTTTTGCAAGGGATAAAACGAGCATGGGGTTTTTTGTAGGGGCTAGGGGGCTTTGGAATCGCTATAACTTACTGCGGACTTTTAGGGACACGGGCAATGTGAATGCGGTTTCGGGCTTTAATTACTACTACGGACGCTCTAAGTATAGTTTCGGTGTCTCTGTGCCCTTGATACAAAGAAGTTTAAGGGTTCGGGTGAACACCCAAGATTATGCGGGCGAGGTGCTGATCCAAGAGGGCAGCACCCATTTTAATGTTTTCTTTAACTATGGGTTTTCTTTGTAG